A stretch of Vigna angularis cultivar LongXiaoDou No.4 chromosome 4, ASM1680809v1, whole genome shotgun sequence DNA encodes these proteins:
- the LOC108331927 gene encoding O-fucosyltransferase 31 produces MKLQIFTQLNHSQKSAFAVVFVILLPVFFPDLFQPLGRASPSMFSEWIAPRPMHVDLLEGALQRQTSVELQTRLWSSLAFQGWKPCTERPKPPSLPEKSSGYIQVFLDGGLNQQKMGICDAVAVAKILNATLVVPHFEVNPVWQDSSSFEDIFDLDHFIDALRDEVSIVKEPPSDYSWSTREYYATGIRATRIKTAPIHATADWYIENVLPVLRSYGIAAIAPFSHRLTFNNLPSDIQRLRCKVNFEALIFVPHIKELGDAIIHRLRHTSVVNQAEVKDFPLEETGMVGKLQTGKFVVLHLRFDKDMAAHSACDFGGGKAEKLALAKYRQVLWQGRVLNSQFTDEELRSQGRCPLTPEEIGLLLAALGFNNRTRLYLASHKVYGGEARLATLSKLFPLMEDKKSLASTEELAKVKGKASMLASVDYYVSMHSDIFISASPGNMHNALVAHRAYMNLKTIRPSMGLLGHLFQNKSISWTEFQGAVLNGHKNRQGQIRLRKEKQSIYTYPAPDCMCRA; encoded by the exons ATGAAGCTTCAGATTTTCACCCAACTAAACCACTCTCAAAAATCCGCTTTCGCCGTGGTTTTCGTCATTCTCTTGCCAGTTTTCTTTCCCGATCTTTTCCAACCTCTTGGTCGTGCCTCACCTTCTATGTTCTCT GAGTGGATTGCTCCGAGGCCTATGCACGTAGATTTGCTAGAGGGTGCTTTGCAACGCCAAACT tCTGTTGAACTTCAAACTAGACTCTGGTCTTCCCTGGCCTTCCAAGGATGGAAACCCTGTACCGAGCGTCCGAAACCACCTT CACTACCTGAAAAGTCAAGCGGTTATATCCAGGTTTTCCTTGATGGAGGGTTGAACCAGCAGAAGATGGGG ATATGTGATGCTGTTGCTGTTGCTAAGATTTTGAATGCAACGTTGGTTGTCCCACATTTTGAAGTGAACCCTGTCTGGCAAGATTCAAG TTCATTTGAAGATATATTTGACTTGGATCACTTTATTGATGCCCTCCGTGATGAAGTCTCCATAGTGAAGGAACCTCCCAGTGACTATTCTTGGAGCACAAGAGAGTACTATGCCACAGGCATAAGAGCGACTAGAATTAAAACTGCACCCATTCATGCTACTGCTGATTGGTACATAGAAAATGTCTTGCCTGTACTTCGGAG TTATGGAATTGCTGCTATTGCACCATTTTCTCATCGCTTGACATTCAACAACCTGCCATCAGACATTCAGCGCCTCCGTTGCAAGGTCAACTTTGAAGCACTGATCTTTGTTCCACATATCAAGGAATTAGGAGATGCCATTATTCATCGTCTGCGCCACACTTCTGTTGTGAACCAAGCTGAAGTGAAAGACTTTCCACTGGAGGAAACTGGCATGGTTGGAAAACTGCAAACTGGAAAGTTTGTTGTGTTGCATCTGCGTTTTGACAAA GATATGGCTGCTCATTCAGCCTGTGATTTTGGTGGGGGTAAAGCTGAGAAGCTTGCTCTAGCAAAGTACCGGCAGGTGCTTTGGCAGGGAAGGGTATTAAACTCTCAATTCACCGATGAAGAGTTGAGAAGTCAGGGGCGCTGCCCACTGACTCCTGAAGAAATTGGATTGCTCCTGGCAGCTTTGGGTTTCAATAATAGAACACGGCTTTATCTTGCTTCCCACAAG GTTTATGGTGGAGAAGCTAGGCTAGCAACCTTAAGCAAGTTATTTCCTCTTATGGAAGATAAGAAGAGCTTAGCCTCCACAGAGGAACTGGCCAAAGTTAAAGGAAAGGCATCAATGTTAGCTTCTGTTGATTACTACGTGAGCATGCACAGTGACATCTTCATTTCTGCTTCTCCAGGCAATATGCACAATGCTCTG GTGGCGCATCGTGCTTATATGAATCTGAAGACTATCAGACCAAGCATGGGATTGTTGGGGCATCTATTTCAGAATAAAAGCATAAGCTGGACAGAATTTCAAGGTGCAGTTCTTAATGGACATAAGAACAGACAAGGGCAAATAAGATTAAGGAAGGAGAAGCAATCAATTTATACGTATCCTGCTCCTGATTGCATGTGTAGAGCTTAA